The DNA window ATGGTAGAAATTTTCGATGTAATAAGAAAGTGAGGCTCTAAAAACCCACTTTAATAGTGAGGCGGCTTTTCATCAACGATATTATTATTACTTTCTGTTGATTGCAGGCTTTGGTATCGCTGCGTTAGCAATTTCGCAAGGTCTTCTAACCTATCAATTTG is part of the Gammaproteobacteria bacterium genome and encodes:
- a CDS encoding SlyX family protein; the encoded protein is MNENRLIDIETRIAYQEDTIQQLNDVVTKQQRQIDRLEDLAKLLTQRYQSLQSTESNNNIVDEKPPHY